A single window of Rubripirellula lacrimiformis DNA harbors:
- a CDS encoding family 16 glycoside hydrolase, with protein MLRLPTVLHSLAVIAFFVAPSATTLAQTQSMRIAELEAIAAHALDTPVLNTTPLPQYGFDKLDYGMTIGIERTPGGRLWACWVAGGDSPDAFFVLATSDDDGESWSPPRLVIDTDSKDLPRKRSTLVGNLWTDPLGRLWIFFDQSMDMFDGRGGVWATICENPDADEPVWSEPKRIWHGVTLNKPTVLSNGEWMLPISLDQRGGLGEFKGCFAELDPLRGANVFVSTDEGQTWTRRGAAQVPSPDWHEHMIVEREDKSLWMLIRTAKGIMQSTSTDHGRTWSTATRPDGIRHPNARFHFRRLASGRILLVKHGDKLDSHSGRVQLSAWLSEDDGKSWKGGLVLDDRKGISYPDGFQAPDGTIYLSYDRNRSADGEILMARFTEEDILAKKMVAPKSKRKMLISRPLAGDAATNRQREKDRGFVPLSSDDSFDGWEHGGNWRLEDGAYYRAESGGPLTYKGQTVPDDFELRFEWKVSKGCNSGVYYRPGQVEYQVLDNIDSPYGENPRQAAASLFFCMAPNKDATRPVGQWNSGRVVCKGTVIQHWLNGQKVLDFDYTDPKWAPMVELLTIRGGDLTGRGGELWLQDHGQPVWYRNLRMRSIPAEETLRPSPDFTPMPIPAGALEKEQARVRKMLQAAKAK; from the coding sequence ATGCTTCGCCTGCCCACCGTTCTGCATTCCCTGGCCGTCATCGCGTTTTTTGTTGCCCCTTCGGCCACAACGCTCGCACAAACCCAATCGATGCGAATTGCGGAACTGGAAGCGATCGCAGCGCACGCGCTCGACACGCCGGTTCTGAATACGACGCCGCTGCCGCAGTACGGCTTTGACAAACTTGACTACGGCATGACGATCGGAATCGAACGCACCCCCGGCGGACGGCTGTGGGCATGTTGGGTAGCCGGCGGCGATAGCCCGGATGCATTTTTCGTGCTGGCCACCAGCGACGATGACGGCGAGAGCTGGTCGCCGCCGCGTTTGGTCATCGATACGGATTCGAAAGATCTGCCACGAAAACGCAGCACGCTTGTCGGAAACTTGTGGACCGATCCACTGGGCCGTTTGTGGATCTTCTTTGATCAATCGATGGACATGTTTGACGGACGCGGCGGCGTATGGGCGACGATCTGTGAAAACCCCGACGCCGACGAACCGGTGTGGTCGGAACCCAAACGAATTTGGCATGGCGTCACACTGAACAAGCCGACCGTGCTTTCCAACGGCGAATGGATGCTGCCCATTTCATTGGACCAACGAGGCGGTCTGGGTGAATTCAAAGGTTGCTTTGCCGAACTGGATCCCCTGCGCGGTGCGAACGTGTTTGTATCGACCGACGAAGGCCAGACTTGGACGCGTCGCGGTGCCGCCCAAGTACCGTCGCCGGATTGGCACGAACACATGATTGTCGAGCGGGAAGATAAGTCACTTTGGATGCTGATACGCACCGCCAAAGGGATCATGCAATCCACATCCACCGACCATGGACGTACTTGGTCGACAGCGACTCGGCCGGATGGAATTCGACACCCCAATGCACGGTTCCACTTCCGCCGACTCGCCTCGGGTCGGATCCTGCTGGTGAAACATGGCGACAAACTTGATTCGCACAGCGGGCGAGTGCAACTGAGTGCTTGGCTTTCCGAAGACGATGGCAAGTCGTGGAAGGGTGGTTTGGTTCTGGATGATCGCAAGGGGATCTCCTATCCCGATGGTTTCCAAGCCCCCGACGGCACAATCTATCTCTCGTACGATCGCAACCGGTCGGCAGATGGCGAAATTTTGATGGCACGCTTCACCGAAGAAGACATTTTGGCAAAGAAGATGGTGGCGCCAAAATCCAAACGGAAGATGTTGATCAGCCGCCCGCTGGCGGGCGATGCAGCCACGAATCGTCAACGGGAAAAAGACCGTGGGTTCGTACCGCTTTCAAGTGACGATTCATTCGACGGCTGGGAACATGGTGGAAATTGGCGTCTTGAAGACGGAGCCTACTATCGGGCCGAGTCGGGTGGACCGTTGACCTACAAAGGCCAAACCGTGCCGGACGACTTCGAGTTGCGGTTCGAGTGGAAAGTGTCCAAGGGCTGCAACAGCGGCGTCTATTACCGACCGGGCCAGGTGGAATATCAAGTGCTGGACAACATCGATAGTCCCTACGGTGAAAACCCTCGGCAAGCTGCCGCGTCGTTGTTCTTCTGTATGGCCCCCAACAAAGATGCGACGCGGCCTGTGGGCCAGTGGAACAGCGGCCGCGTGGTGTGCAAGGGAACCGTGATCCAACATTGGCTCAATGGCCAAAAAGTATTGGACTTCGATTACACCGATCCCAAATGGGCACCGATGGTGGAATTGCTGACGATTCGCGGCGGTGATCTGACCGGTCGTGGCGG
- a CDS encoding MFS transporter, whose protein sequence is MHNLDQESSFIRRSISILALVVAGEAVFFLPFVLPRVFRPTLLDVFGLTNLELGIAFSVYGVVAMLAYFPGGPLADRYPARKLMAFALLATSMGGLVMTSIPSLAALNGLYGFWGVTTILLFWAPLIRATRAWGGAKLPGRAFGILDGGRGLVAAAIGSGAVALFAFFMPDEVQSASPEQRESAFRNVILLFSGITFAAAVFVWFALPQQSSTPREMPNRFEPKGLNRVIRMPTVWLQAIVVVCAYVGYKGLDDVSLYAHEVLEFDEVQSARVGTLSMWMRPFAAIAAGLLADRFGVARLTTLSLLMLALGSTMMAAGTFRPGMTAFFFVTLIATSSAVFALRGLYYAMMEEGRVPFGDTGSAVGIVSVVGYTPDIFMGPLMGILLDRWPGPLGHQYVFAVLAVFALVGLLASILFWRLVQRSIQEPIRPATSP, encoded by the coding sequence ATGCACAACCTCGATCAGGAATCATCGTTCATCCGTCGATCGATCTCGATCCTCGCGCTGGTTGTCGCTGGCGAAGCCGTCTTCTTTTTGCCGTTTGTGCTTCCCCGCGTTTTCCGTCCGACGCTGTTGGATGTCTTCGGTCTGACCAACCTAGAACTAGGGATCGCATTTTCGGTTTACGGAGTGGTCGCGATGTTGGCGTACTTCCCGGGTGGGCCGCTGGCAGATCGGTATCCGGCGAGAAAGCTAATGGCGTTTGCGTTGCTGGCGACATCGATGGGCGGCCTGGTGATGACTTCGATCCCATCGTTGGCGGCACTGAATGGGTTGTATGGTTTTTGGGGTGTGACGACGATCCTGTTGTTTTGGGCGCCGTTGATTCGAGCAACACGTGCGTGGGGCGGGGCCAAACTACCGGGTCGCGCCTTCGGGATACTCGACGGAGGCCGTGGATTGGTGGCTGCGGCCATTGGCAGCGGGGCGGTGGCGCTGTTCGCATTCTTCATGCCCGACGAAGTTCAAAGTGCATCTCCGGAACAGCGGGAAAGCGCCTTTCGAAACGTGATCTTGCTGTTTTCGGGAATCACGTTTGCCGCGGCGGTATTCGTGTGGTTTGCACTTCCACAGCAGAGCAGCACGCCGCGTGAAATGCCGAACCGATTCGAACCGAAAGGACTGAACCGTGTAATACGGATGCCGACGGTGTGGCTGCAAGCGATCGTGGTCGTCTGCGCGTACGTGGGTTACAAGGGGCTGGACGATGTTTCGCTGTACGCCCACGAAGTCTTGGAATTCGACGAAGTTCAATCGGCCAGGGTAGGCACACTTTCGATGTGGATGCGTCCCTTCGCGGCGATCGCTGCAGGCCTGCTTGCCGATCGCTTTGGCGTCGCCCGATTAACGACTCTAAGTCTGTTGATGCTGGCGCTTGGCAGCACCATGATGGCAGCGGGTACGTTTCGTCCCGGCATGACAGCGTTCTTTTTTGTGACACTGATCGCCACCAGCTCAGCAGTGTTCGCTTTGCGAGGACTGTATTACGCGATGATGGAAGAAGGTCGCGTGCCATTTGGGGACACCGGCAGCGCGGTCGGCATCGTATCGGTTGTCGGATACACGCCTGACATTTTCATGGGACCACTGATGGGGATCCTGCTGGATCGATGGCCGGGGCCGTTAGGCCACCAGTACGTGTTCGCGGTGCTGGCCGTATTCGCGTTGGTCGGTCTGTTGGCATCGATTCTGTTTTGGCGTCTTGTGCAACGATCGATCCAAGAACCGATCCGACCAGCGACGTCGCCCTAG
- a CDS encoding class I SAM-dependent DNA methyltransferase, which translates to MPKRHRIQFPPSNSEQLGQDEVFFTLMEDGEEKRLRFHDYEEIYQRPGLYEQLFYERLRCNSPEKVADLLQRALNTARESVTELRVIDLGAGNGMMGEVLKRDGVARLVGADIIPEARDAAYRDRSTVYDDYYVHDFASPDPDVLDEIREWRFNCLTCVAALGFGDIPPRAFFNAVKLVQTDGWLAFNIKETFLDPSENTGFSRLVRELIFSKYLDIYHLELYRHRLSMEGTQLFYYALVGRLTASIPEDFLEQHGIQD; encoded by the coding sequence ATGCCTAAACGCCACCGAATCCAGTTTCCGCCATCCAATTCCGAACAACTAGGGCAAGACGAAGTCTTCTTTACCCTGATGGAGGATGGTGAAGAAAAACGATTGCGGTTCCACGATTACGAAGAAATCTACCAGCGGCCCGGCTTGTACGAACAGCTGTTTTACGAGCGACTTCGTTGCAACTCGCCCGAGAAAGTTGCCGATCTGCTGCAACGTGCACTCAATACCGCCCGCGAATCGGTAACCGAGTTGCGCGTGATCGATTTGGGAGCTGGTAATGGAATGATGGGCGAGGTGCTGAAACGTGACGGCGTCGCCCGACTGGTGGGTGCGGATATCATTCCCGAAGCTCGCGATGCGGCGTACCGAGACCGATCCACGGTCTATGACGACTACTATGTCCACGACTTCGCAAGCCCCGACCCGGACGTGTTGGATGAAATCCGCGAGTGGCGGTTCAACTGCCTAACCTGCGTCGCAGCACTCGGCTTTGGCGACATCCCACCACGAGCGTTTTTCAATGCGGTGAAGCTGGTTCAGACCGACGGTTGGCTGGCTTTCAATATTAAAGAAACGTTCCTGGATCCTTCCGAGAACACAGGGTTTTCGCGTCTCGTTCGCGAATTGATCTTCTCGAAGTACCTCGACATCTATCATTTAGAACTCTACCGACATCGCCTGTCGATGGAAGGGACGCAGCTGTTCTACTATGCCTTGGTCGGGCGTCTGACGGCTTCGATTCCAGAAGATTTCCTGGAACAACATGGTATCCAGGACTAG
- a CDS encoding RNA polymerase sigma factor: MSSDREIIETVLAGETNAYAALISRYERLARGTAKRIVQDDHLVDDIAQDSFIAAFKGLSTLRDHGSFPAWLVGIVRRRASSTAAKQIRNTPATLDPDTAVDSSGWTSSSMELLELIDRLPDQERIAIALKHFEGHSAQEIADMLGCPVGTITKQLSRARQRLHAWLTQEECRKHEPTQ; the protein is encoded by the coding sequence GTGTCAAGCGACCGAGAGATCATCGAAACAGTACTCGCCGGCGAGACCAATGCGTATGCGGCGCTTATTAGCCGCTACGAACGTCTTGCTCGCGGGACCGCCAAGCGAATCGTTCAGGATGACCATCTGGTCGACGATATCGCTCAGGATTCTTTCATCGCAGCATTCAAGGGGCTTTCGACGCTTAGAGATCATGGCAGTTTTCCTGCATGGCTGGTGGGGATCGTTCGACGTCGCGCATCGTCAACCGCCGCAAAGCAGATACGCAATACGCCCGCTACGCTCGACCCAGATACCGCAGTCGATTCCAGCGGATGGACCAGCAGTTCGATGGAACTGTTGGAATTGATCGATCGACTGCCTGATCAAGAGCGGATCGCTATCGCACTGAAGCACTTCGAGGGGCACAGCGCCCAGGAAATTGCCGACATGCTCGGCTGCCCCGTCGGCACCATTACAAAACAACTTTCTCGCGCACGCCAGCGACTACACGCATGGCTAACCCAAGAGGAGTGTAGGAAGCATGAGCCAACTCAATGA